A region from the Thauera humireducens genome encodes:
- the flgF gene encoding flagellar basal-body rod protein FlgF produces the protein MDRLIYTAMTGAKGTMDQQAAVSNNIANAASTGFRSQLHKLRAVEIQTEALRTRSFAVDASVANDFTPGPIQYTGRPYDVALEGKGWLAVQRPDGSEAYTRNGSLMLSPAGILQTREGQPVVGDGGPIAIPPDTEIVIGRDGSVSSIDPGTGVVNLVAQLKLVNPPETDLVRGDDGLFRLANGAPAPADPNVQVAGGYLEGSNVNVADQMVQMISLARQFEMQVRMMQTAEANDRAATQVLSSN, from the coding sequence ATGGATCGCCTGATCTACACCGCGATGACCGGTGCCAAGGGCACGATGGACCAGCAGGCGGCGGTGTCGAACAACATCGCCAACGCCGCCTCGACCGGTTTCCGCTCGCAACTGCACAAGCTGCGCGCGGTGGAAATCCAGACCGAAGCCCTGCGCACGCGCTCGTTCGCCGTCGATGCCAGCGTCGCCAACGACTTCACACCGGGGCCGATCCAGTACACCGGTCGGCCCTACGACGTCGCGCTGGAAGGCAAGGGCTGGCTCGCGGTGCAGCGGCCGGACGGCAGTGAGGCCTACACCCGCAACGGCAGCCTGATGCTGAGCCCGGCCGGCATCCTGCAGACCCGCGAGGGGCAGCCGGTGGTCGGCGACGGCGGGCCGATCGCGATTCCGCCCGACACCGAGATCGTCATCGGCCGCGATGGCTCGGTGTCGTCCATCGACCCGGGCACCGGCGTGGTCAACCTCGTCGCCCAGTTGAAGCTGGTGAACCCGCCCGAGACCGATCTGGTGCGCGGTGACGACGGCCTGTTCCGCCTCGCCAACGGCGCGCCGGCCCCGGCAGACCCCAACGTGCAGGTCGCCGGTGGCTACCTCGAGGGCAGCAACGTCAATGTCGCCGACCAGATGGTGCAGATGATCTCGCTCGCCCGCCAGTTCGAGATGCAGGTGCGCATGATGCAGACCGCGGAGGCCAATGACCGCGCTGCGACCCAGGTGCTGTCGTCGAACTGA